One genomic window of Geoanaerobacter pelophilus includes the following:
- a CDS encoding aminopeptidase has protein sequence MQYGSFNDAFASLFEVNMGVKRGERIVVFSDLIRDDEMPGPVETERRRKLFEVAGRAADFASDKYGNATFVGFPATSGSGVEPPAALWLAVFGDRNMDRLKEKGLLEPLISKTAGHAELEAATAIVVAGRNDVADIVVALANNSTSHTRFRALANAAGCRFASLPHFDPDMFFGSMQVDWDRLKLRTELLAAALQGAVEIRLSTPNGTRMTFGCSGRNAAGDDGMLSAPGSFGNLPAGEVYLAPVEGTSSGVMVLEYAPSRKLDAPVRVTVEGGIAVSVEGDDLLAGFLADTFAANPLTRNIAELGIGTNDRATRPDNILEAEKILGTIHIALGDNSGFGGNVQVPYHEDYIFFRPTLTALFADGREVPLLKDGGLLVG, from the coding sequence ATGCAGTATGGCAGTTTTAACGATGCGTTTGCCTCGCTGTTTGAGGTTAATATGGGAGTTAAGCGTGGAGAGCGGATTGTTGTCTTTAGTGATCTGATCCGCGATGATGAGATGCCGGGGCCCGTGGAAACAGAGCGCCGCAGGAAGCTTTTTGAAGTAGCAGGGAGGGCTGCAGACTTTGCCTCAGACAAATACGGCAATGCCACATTTGTCGGCTTTCCGGCCACGTCCGGTTCCGGGGTGGAACCACCGGCGGCGCTGTGGCTGGCTGTGTTTGGCGATCGAAATATGGATCGGCTTAAGGAAAAGGGCCTTCTGGAGCCTTTAATCTCTAAGACCGCCGGGCACGCTGAGCTGGAAGCGGCAACGGCTATCGTGGTTGCCGGCAGGAATGACGTGGCTGATATTGTAGTGGCCCTTGCCAATAACTCCACGAGTCACACCAGGTTCCGGGCTCTGGCAAATGCTGCCGGGTGCCGCTTTGCCAGCCTGCCGCATTTTGACCCTGATATGTTTTTCGGATCGATGCAGGTCGATTGGGACCGCCTGAAGCTTCGCACTGAGCTTCTTGCTGCTGCCCTTCAAGGGGCTGTGGAAATCAGGCTTTCCACTCCGAACGGGACACGGATGACTTTTGGCTGCAGCGGCAGAAATGCTGCCGGCGATGACGGAATGCTTTCTGCACCGGGGAGTTTCGGCAATCTACCTGCGGGAGAGGTATATCTTGCCCCGGTCGAGGGGACGAGCAGCGGGGTCATGGTGCTGGAATATGCCCCTTCGCGAAAACTTGATGCTCCGGTGAGGGTGACGGTTGAAGGCGGCATTGCGGTAAGTGTCGAAGGAGACGACCTCCTTGCCGGCTTCTTAGCCGATACCTTTGCCGCCAATCCGCTCACCAGGAATATTGCCGAACTTGGTATCGGAACCAATGACCGGGCAACTCGGCCGGATAATATTCTGGAGGCCGAAAAGATCCTCGGTACCATTCATATCGCCCTGGGAGACAACTCCGGTTTTGGGGGTAATGTCCAGGTGCCATACCATGAAGACTACATCTTTTTTCGACCGACTCTGACGGCACTGTTCGCTGACGGCAGGGAGGTCCCATTATTAAAGGACGGAGGCCTGCTGGTTGGATGA
- a CDS encoding FAD-dependent oxidoreductase, protein MAQVVFSSWGRNIVDNRASGEAKEAVFRLPTTFNGETPLGAFMGWDGIILYDRDVDVPAMVAEYMRRLQTMYVCGKCTPGKKGTKVIMDTLAAIIDGKGKESDLAVVEDLAELLKNCKCTLCPTSTVPVFDAVKHFRDDFIAYINGTKTAQAKHRLIHRYTAPCQDKCPAHIDIPAYIEAIKEYRYDESLEIIRENMPLPSVCGRVCPHPCETACRRKQVDEPISIMVLKRTASDYEWQHQIKPPMVPKPKKSKTVGIIGAGPAGVAAAYYLALEGYTSTIYEALPEGFAGGMIAVGIPPYRMPRNLLQRDIDIICSMGSEIKYGVKVGKDISLTELKQKHEAVFIAPGAHRSKPMGVEGEDKGYKGFLRGGIDFLREAYMKQPTGMGKKVCVVGGGNTAIDCVRVALREGADESILLYRRSRKEMPADVWEVDGADEEGVRFEFQVLPTKIIVDDKDQVTGVECVRMAMGEPDASGRRRPEPVAGSEFIVECDTVIPAIGQDPDLSFIPPDLGIDITKWNTVVTKNVPLKGADGKALLDGMGNPLSRILITDMDGVFAGGDAEIGPLTVVACIGNAHRAARVIQRWLEEGKAYLSDDDLMEDILNYLPVYDKNEQVPWLDSASRAHQAEVHGKERASCGNYSEVELGFKDSQAVKEAERCLRCYRMAMIAV, encoded by the coding sequence GTGGCACAGGTGGTTTTTTCCAGCTGGGGGAGAAACATAGTTGACAACCGCGCAAGCGGTGAGGCAAAAGAGGCGGTATTTCGCCTCCCTACAACCTTTAACGGCGAGACCCCCCTCGGCGCATTCATGGGCTGGGACGGAATAATTCTTTACGACAGGGATGTGGACGTCCCGGCAATGGTGGCAGAATACATGCGCCGCCTTCAGACCATGTATGTCTGCGGTAAATGCACCCCGGGCAAAAAAGGGACAAAGGTTATCATGGATACCCTTGCGGCCATTATCGACGGTAAAGGCAAGGAATCCGATCTGGCCGTCGTAGAGGATCTTGCAGAGCTGTTGAAGAACTGCAAATGCACCCTTTGCCCGACCTCGACAGTGCCGGTGTTCGACGCGGTAAAACATTTCCGTGACGATTTCATCGCTTATATCAACGGCACCAAGACCGCCCAGGCGAAACACCGCCTCATCCATCGTTATACCGCTCCTTGCCAGGACAAATGTCCTGCCCACATCGATATACCTGCCTACATTGAGGCGATAAAAGAGTATCGTTACGATGAATCGCTGGAGATCATTCGCGAAAACATGCCGCTGCCATCCGTCTGCGGCCGCGTCTGCCCGCACCCCTGCGAAACCGCCTGCCGTCGCAAGCAGGTGGATGAGCCGATCAGCATCATGGTGCTCAAACGTACCGCCTCCGACTATGAGTGGCAACATCAGATCAAGCCGCCCATGGTTCCCAAACCGAAAAAGTCCAAGACCGTCGGCATCATCGGCGCCGGACCGGCCGGTGTGGCAGCAGCCTACTATCTGGCGCTGGAGGGCTACACCAGCACTATTTACGAGGCACTCCCCGAAGGGTTCGCCGGCGGGATGATCGCAGTAGGCATCCCCCCCTACCGTATGCCGCGTAACCTGCTGCAGCGCGATATCGACATTATCTGCTCCATGGGTTCCGAGATCAAATACGGCGTCAAAGTCGGCAAGGATATCTCGCTGACAGAACTGAAGCAGAAGCATGAGGCAGTATTCATTGCGCCCGGTGCCCACCGCTCCAAGCCGATGGGCGTGGAAGGTGAAGACAAGGGTTATAAAGGATTCCTCAGAGGCGGCATCGACTTCCTCCGCGAAGCTTACATGAAACAACCGACCGGCATGGGCAAAAAGGTCTGCGTAGTCGGCGGCGGCAATACCGCCATTGACTGTGTCAGGGTTGCCCTGCGCGAAGGCGCCGACGAATCGATCCTTCTCTACCGCCGCTCCCGCAAGGAAATGCCGGCTGACGTCTGGGAAGTTGATGGAGCCGACGAAGAAGGGGTACGTTTCGAGTTTCAGGTGCTCCCCACCAAGATCATTGTCGATGACAAGGATCAGGTGACCGGCGTCGAATGCGTTCGCATGGCCATGGGTGAGCCTGATGCTTCAGGCCGTCGTCGTCCGGAACCGGTTGCCGGCAGCGAGTTCATCGTTGAATGCGATACCGTAATCCCGGCTATCGGCCAGGACCCGGACCTGTCGTTCATTCCACCTGACCTCGGGATCGACATCACCAAGTGGAATACCGTCGTCACCAAAAACGTCCCGCTCAAAGGGGCTGACGGCAAGGCGCTGCTCGATGGCATGGGCAACCCGCTTTCGCGGATCCTGATCACCGACATGGATGGAGTTTTCGCCGGTGGTGACGCCGAAATCGGGCCTCTGACCGTTGTGGCCTGCATCGGTAACGCCCATCGCGCCGCCAGGGTTATCCAGAGATGGCTCGAAGAAGGAAAGGCATACCTGTCGGATGACGACCTGATGGAAGATATCCTCAATTATCTCCCTGTTTATGACAAGAACGAGCAGGTGCCATGGCTTGATTCGGCCAGCCGGGCCCACCAGGCCGAAGTCCATGGCAAAGAGCGCGCAAGCTGCGGTAACTACAGCGAAGTAGAACTGGGATTTAAGGATAGTCAGGCGGTCAAAGAAGCGGAGAGATGCCTGCGCTGCTATAGAATGGCAATGATCGCCGTCTAA
- a CDS encoding PEP-CTERM sorting domain-containing protein, with amino-acid sequence MVISKLVNVYTSSFLVLVVWCGTAFGASYTKQYTIDLSDSAYTLNSNYRFNVDKWSPSLAGEQLTSVDVSYKVSTEGPMVFYNWNNPGILLTGVSASYLFNLNFPVNGSPINTQSNFFGGDVFVDADSTNYIWAITAAEVGSGVDIAPFVGSGTIPFDFKATVDLFWLDRGVTCCYDQFLVHSDVFVTYHTQITPDPPPVPEPSTILLLGVGLAGLAFKRINRRF; translated from the coding sequence ATGGTCATAAGTAAATTGGTTAATGTTTATACCAGCTCATTTCTAGTTTTGGTTGTGTGGTGCGGCACTGCGTTTGGAGCGTCATATACAAAACAATACACTATTGACCTATCTGACTCGGCTTATACTTTGAATTCCAATTACAGGTTTAATGTTGATAAATGGTCACCTTCTTTAGCGGGAGAGCAACTTACTTCTGTAGATGTATCATATAAGGTATCAACAGAAGGGCCCATGGTGTTTTATAATTGGAATAATCCTGGAATCTTATTAACCGGAGTGTCAGCTTCCTATCTTTTTAACCTTAACTTTCCTGTAAATGGCAGTCCTATCAACACTCAGAGTAATTTTTTCGGTGGAGATGTATTTGTTGATGCTGATTCTACCAATTACATTTGGGCTATCACTGCAGCAGAAGTTGGCTCAGGCGTTGATATTGCCCCGTTTGTTGGCAGTGGAACAATTCCTTTTGATTTTAAAGCCACTGTCGATTTGTTTTGGTTGGATAGAGGCGTTACCTGTTGCTATGATCAATTTTTAGTCCATTCTGATGTGTTCGTAACGTATCACACTCAAATCACACCTGACCCGCCACCTGTGCCAGAACCATCTACGATTCTTCTTCTCGGTGTTGGCCTTGCAGGACTCGCCTTCAAACGAATAAATAGACGTTTTTGA
- a CDS encoding radical SAM protein yields the protein MKMSRLPKLLYADSQGNIYDHPQLCMAGMNGDTAVLPADVELIPLPEDSRLFTIPNTPPIAWDNRQKKYVTVETVREGRRENRIQAVSAFMAPGFVRTLLPACDYSKKKVHLPLWSYTAVGWDEENERFVVAASRVDTNENWLPRNYDDRLLDPLVKKRVEEFPENRLLVQLARCAVDYHCFAAKNLFYRRWEAPIPTSPACNSRCLGCISLQPSDCCPSNHERIPFVPTPEEICELMLPHLNEADEPIVSYGQGCEGDPIMQADTIAEATRRLKNATSRGTINFNSNGSFPDRIRMLCDAGMDSFRFSMNSVREELYNAYYRPVGYNFSAVEESLRIAKDAGRFTMINYLVSPGVSDHPDEVQQLLAFIGRTGVDMIQMRNLSIDPDFYNKRMEVKGKGVGMYRLLETIKKEYPQVQFGYFNRTREKFYPAGYEKGWPISA from the coding sequence ATGAAAATGTCACGACTGCCAAAACTCCTCTACGCTGATTCCCAGGGAAATATCTACGATCATCCGCAGCTGTGCATGGCAGGGATGAACGGTGACACTGCCGTGCTCCCCGCAGATGTCGAATTGATCCCCCTGCCGGAAGACAGCCGGCTGTTCACCATCCCCAACACTCCGCCCATTGCCTGGGACAACAGGCAGAAAAAATACGTTACCGTAGAGACGGTCCGCGAAGGCAGGCGGGAGAACCGGATCCAGGCAGTATCGGCCTTCATGGCTCCCGGTTTTGTCAGAACACTGCTGCCGGCCTGTGACTACAGCAAAAAGAAGGTTCATCTCCCGCTCTGGTCATACACTGCGGTGGGGTGGGATGAAGAGAACGAGCGGTTTGTGGTTGCAGCAAGCCGGGTTGATACCAACGAAAACTGGCTGCCGCGTAATTACGATGACCGACTGCTCGACCCGCTGGTAAAGAAGCGGGTAGAGGAGTTTCCGGAAAACCGGCTGCTGGTGCAGCTTGCCCGCTGTGCCGTTGATTACCACTGTTTTGCCGCGAAAAACCTTTTCTATAGGCGCTGGGAAGCCCCGATCCCCACCTCCCCTGCCTGCAACTCCCGCTGCCTTGGCTGCATCAGCCTCCAGCCGTCCGACTGCTGTCCCTCCAACCACGAACGGATACCGTTTGTCCCCACTCCTGAGGAGATCTGCGAACTGATGCTGCCGCACCTGAACGAGGCAGATGAGCCGATCGTCTCCTACGGCCAAGGGTGCGAAGGTGACCCAATCATGCAGGCAGACACCATTGCTGAAGCTACCAGACGGTTGAAAAATGCCACCAGTCGCGGCACGATAAACTTCAACTCCAACGGCTCATTCCCGGACCGGATCAGGATGCTGTGTGATGCCGGGATGGATTCATTCAGGTTCTCCATGAATTCGGTGCGTGAAGAACTGTACAATGCCTATTACCGGCCAGTTGGCTACAATTTTTCTGCAGTTGAGGAATCGCTGAGGATTGCCAAGGATGCCGGCCGCTTCACCATGATCAACTACCTGGTATCACCGGGGGTCTCGGACCATCCCGACGAAGTGCAGCAGCTCCTGGCCTTCATTGGCCGGACCGGTGTTGATATGATCCAGATGCGCAACCTCTCCATAGACCCTGATTTCTACAACAAGCGGATGGAGGTGAAGGGGAAAGGGGTTGGGATGTACCGTCTTCTGGAAACCATTAAAAAGGAATACCCGCAGGTCCAGTTCGGCTACTTCAACCGAACCAGAGAGAAATTCTATCCCGCGGGTTATGAGAAGGGATGGCCAATTTCAGCCTAG
- a CDS encoding molybdopterin-dependent oxidoreductase: MVTLTIDGRDVTVAKGSTILEAARQIGISIPTLCWLEKVSPTGACRICAVEVEGVDRTMTACNTPVKEGIKVTTQSENLTVIRRKVMELMLVNHPLDCPVCDAAGECDLQNCTYGMEANRPGYSANLERQQIRYDWPLIESDPNRCILCEKCVKVDHEVVGCDAIHVVNRGDNTIIDTIDAKPLNCEFCGNCVGACPTGTLISKPFKFRGRPWTFTVTKSICGFCSTGCQIEYHSRNNRVERVTSDDSTYNSGNICINGRFGYAYLNDATRLTVPMVSQAKSDWNKAMAFASQKIKELGGDAFAGIGSPRVTNEESFLFQKLIRKGIGSNNIDSEARFGFAQAKELLWKRLGGAGAGPTIDKIDKADAIIIIGSDLNAESTGVEYRAIKAATKNDARVILAHSRDVKMKKFANTHLKYKPGAETAVVAGLIKAILDNGAEKTDFIAAKTAGLDTLKASLAAQQLSVIAETAGVSEADLNEAAGYLKGKKNVMILFGADVIRGNATTDAVNAITDLALLLGAPTAENGGIIAIEQKNNIQGMLDMGVSPNFLPGYKHADKPGKDLWQIIEAIEQGSIKGLYILGADPLASFPENGRIKAALAKLELLIVQDIASSELTEMAHVVFPGAAAAEKNGTFTTPDNRIQCLTRAVSPPGEAREDWDIIAELYNRLTGEPHARKVSDVTAELKEEVAFYTGSCQMVDGRCSGLVKQLDATPATFNFNGISTIGAATVDNQFPFFLSVGAIGFHNGTMSTRSENNLSVSGTGYIEIAEEDAKRLGIADGSTVKVSSTAGGISGLAKVSAKLQPGLLFAPYHFRELNAAALLQRSGNITTVKIEKT, from the coding sequence ATGGTCACATTGACAATCGACGGCAGGGACGTAACCGTAGCAAAAGGTTCCACAATCCTTGAGGCCGCTCGTCAGATAGGAATATCGATCCCAACCCTTTGCTGGCTGGAAAAAGTCTCCCCGACCGGCGCCTGCAGAATTTGCGCAGTCGAGGTTGAAGGGGTTGACCGCACCATGACCGCCTGCAACACCCCGGTCAAGGAAGGGATCAAGGTAACCACCCAGTCCGAGAACCTTACCGTAATCCGGCGCAAAGTCATGGAACTGATGCTGGTGAACCACCCGCTGGACTGTCCGGTGTGTGATGCAGCCGGCGAGTGCGACCTGCAGAACTGCACCTACGGGATGGAAGCCAATCGGCCGGGGTACTCAGCCAACCTGGAGCGTCAGCAGATCCGCTACGACTGGCCGCTGATCGAAAGCGATCCCAATCGCTGCATCCTCTGCGAAAAGTGCGTCAAGGTCGACCATGAAGTCGTTGGCTGCGATGCCATTCATGTTGTCAATCGCGGCGACAACACCATTATCGACACGATTGACGCTAAGCCTCTCAATTGCGAATTCTGCGGCAACTGCGTCGGCGCCTGCCCGACCGGGACCCTCATCTCCAAACCGTTCAAATTCCGCGGCCGCCCCTGGACCTTTACCGTAACCAAAAGCATCTGCGGTTTCTGCTCCACTGGCTGCCAGATCGAATACCACTCTCGCAACAACCGCGTCGAGCGGGTTACCAGCGACGACTCCACCTACAACAGCGGCAACATCTGCATCAACGGCCGCTTCGGCTATGCCTATCTCAACGATGCAACCCGTCTTACCGTACCGATGGTTTCGCAAGCCAAATCCGACTGGAACAAGGCCATGGCCTTTGCCTCCCAGAAGATCAAGGAGCTCGGCGGCGATGCCTTTGCAGGAATCGGTTCACCGCGGGTCACCAACGAAGAGAGCTTCCTGTTCCAGAAGCTGATCAGAAAAGGGATCGGTTCCAACAATATCGATTCTGAGGCCAGATTTGGCTTTGCCCAGGCAAAGGAACTCCTCTGGAAGCGCCTGGGTGGCGCCGGTGCCGGACCGACCATCGACAAGATCGACAAGGCTGACGCGATCATCATTATCGGCAGCGATCTCAACGCCGAATCAACCGGGGTGGAATACCGGGCCATCAAGGCTGCCACCAAGAATGACGCCCGGGTGATCCTGGCACATAGCCGCGACGTCAAGATGAAGAAGTTTGCCAACACCCATCTCAAATACAAGCCAGGGGCGGAAACAGCTGTTGTTGCCGGCCTGATCAAGGCTATCCTGGATAACGGCGCAGAAAAGACCGATTTTATCGCAGCGAAAACAGCGGGGCTCGACACCCTCAAAGCATCACTGGCAGCCCAGCAACTGTCGGTCATTGCGGAAACGGCAGGCGTATCAGAAGCCGATCTCAACGAAGCTGCCGGTTACCTGAAAGGGAAAAAGAATGTCATGATCCTTTTCGGCGCCGATGTCATCCGGGGCAACGCTACAACCGACGCCGTCAATGCCATTACCGACCTCGCGCTGCTGCTCGGCGCTCCTACTGCTGAAAACGGCGGCATCATCGCGATCGAGCAGAAGAACAACATCCAGGGGATGCTCGACATGGGGGTTTCTCCCAACTTCCTCCCTGGTTACAAGCACGCTGACAAACCGGGCAAAGACCTGTGGCAGATCATCGAGGCCATTGAGCAGGGTTCCATCAAAGGTCTTTATATCCTCGGTGCCGACCCGCTGGCATCATTCCCCGAGAATGGCAGGATCAAGGCTGCCCTCGCCAAACTCGAACTGCTGATAGTGCAGGATATCGCATCTAGCGAGCTGACCGAGATGGCCCATGTGGTCTTTCCGGGGGCTGCCGCTGCTGAGAAGAACGGAACCTTCACCACTCCGGACAATCGCATCCAGTGTCTGACCCGCGCCGTATCCCCTCCGGGCGAAGCAAGAGAGGATTGGGATATCATTGCCGAGCTGTACAACCGGCTGACCGGTGAACCGCACGCCCGGAAAGTCTCGGATGTAACGGCTGAGCTGAAAGAGGAAGTCGCCTTTTACACCGGCAGCTGCCAAATGGTAGATGGCCGTTGTTCCGGTTTGGTCAAACAGCTTGATGCAACACCGGCAACTTTCAACTTTAACGGCATCAGCACCATTGGTGCCGCCACAGTCGACAACCAGTTTCCATTCTTCCTTTCCGTTGGCGCCATCGGCTTCCATAACGGCACCATGTCAACCCGCTCGGAGAATAACCTGTCGGTTTCCGGCACCGGCTACATCGAGATTGCCGAAGAAGATGCCAAGCGGCTCGGAATTGCCGACGGCTCGACCGTCAAAGTAAGCTCTACAGCTGGCGGCATCTCGGGATTGGCCAAGGTCAGCGCCAAACTTCAGCCGGGATTGCTATTCGCCCCTTACCACTTCCGCGAACTTAATGCTGCTGCACTGCTTCAGCGAAGCGGTAACATCACCACGGTAAAAATCGAAAAAACCTGA
- a CDS encoding PAS domain S-box protein has product MTDKRGATARYIPSRPAFKIVLIYSVVSSLWILLSDRMLSQFVTDKELITLLATIKGWFFVLVTAILLYGLISRLAARIGVVKELKTILDTTRDGFYVSDMEGRFLEVNNAYCSMLGYSREQLLSMQISDVEACESSDEVVEHCRAIIDKGYDCFESVHRRSDGSLLDLEASVNYSSDRGGIFYSFVRDISERKHAEAVLREKDEQLQMAIFSLDRIVDSIFWLDHEGRFCRVNDAACLMLGYSREEFLQMSVMDIDPGFPTGKWSEHWQELAEKGGQRVETIHRAKDGRLIDVEVMANFVKFQGKEYNCAVARDMSERRQALRELAASESKFRSLFENMGEGVALHRIVRDSTGAIVNYRIVDANPAYESIIGLSRSTVIGKLATEAYSTESPPYLDEFLTPISTGAPLNFETYFESMGKYFSISAIKWEDEGFATIFSDVTLRKRAEEEKRLLEDKMRHSQKLESLGVLAGGIAHDFNNILTAVIGNADIALMQISPESPIVENLRRIESAATRATDLARQMLAYSGKGKFVIESIDMNRLIEEMGHMLEVSISKKAVLSFSLTRPLPLVEADATQLRQVLMNLVINASEAIGERSGVISIATGSMECNSAFLRDVWLEDNLPGGVYVYVEVSDNGCGMDKETMKRIFDPFFTTKFTGRGLGMAAVLGIIRGHKGLIKIYSEPGQGSVFKILLPSTSKPEEQANETRDARESWQGRGLVLFVDDEETVCDIGSEMLKMLGFEVITALDGREALDVFQRHPEISLVIIDLMMPHLDGEQTFTELRKLRPDLKVIMSSGYNEQEVTQRFLGKGISGFIQKPYRLSDLETVIKKISFESREA; this is encoded by the coding sequence ATGACTGATAAGCGAGGCGCAACCGCGCGATACATCCCGTCAAGACCGGCATTCAAGATAGTATTGATATATTCTGTTGTCTCCAGCCTGTGGATTCTGCTCTCCGACCGGATGCTCTCACAGTTTGTCACCGACAAGGAACTTATAACGTTACTAGCTACCATCAAAGGATGGTTTTTTGTGCTGGTGACGGCAATTCTTCTGTACGGGTTGATCTCGCGTCTGGCGGCACGGATCGGAGTGGTTAAGGAGCTGAAGACCATCCTCGACACCACCCGCGACGGTTTCTATGTGAGCGACATGGAAGGCAGGTTTCTCGAGGTCAATAACGCTTACTGCTCAATGTTGGGTTACAGCCGTGAACAGCTCCTGTCGATGCAAATCTCGGATGTCGAAGCCTGTGAGAGCAGCGATGAGGTTGTGGAGCATTGCCGGGCAATCATTGATAAGGGCTATGACTGTTTCGAATCCGTGCATCGCAGGAGTGACGGTTCGTTGTTGGATTTGGAGGCCAGCGTCAACTACAGTAGTGACCGGGGAGGGATATTCTACAGTTTTGTCCGCGATATCTCAGAGCGTAAACATGCTGAAGCTGTGTTGCGCGAGAAGGATGAGCAACTGCAGATGGCGATATTTTCTCTGGACCGGATTGTCGATTCTATTTTCTGGCTCGATCACGAGGGGCGTTTCTGTCGAGTAAACGATGCTGCATGCTTGATGCTTGGCTACTCGCGAGAAGAGTTCCTGCAAATGTCGGTTATGGATATTGACCCCGGGTTCCCTACAGGCAAGTGGTCGGAGCATTGGCAGGAGCTTGCAGAGAAAGGGGGCCAGAGGGTTGAAACCATTCACAGGGCCAAGGACGGCAGGCTCATCGATGTAGAGGTGATGGCCAATTTTGTCAAGTTTCAGGGCAAGGAGTATAACTGCGCCGTAGCCAGGGATATGAGTGAGCGGAGGCAGGCGCTCCGGGAGCTGGCGGCAAGTGAAAGCAAATTCCGCTCCCTGTTCGAGAATATGGGCGAAGGGGTGGCATTGCATCGCATCGTGCGGGACAGCACTGGTGCCATTGTAAACTACCGCATTGTCGATGCTAACCCTGCCTATGAGAGTATCATCGGCCTTTCGAGAAGTACCGTTATTGGCAAACTTGCCACCGAAGCTTATAGTACCGAGTCGCCGCCCTATCTGGATGAGTTCCTGACGCCGATTTCGACCGGCGCTCCCCTGAACTTTGAGACTTATTTCGAGTCGATGGGGAAGTATTTCTCGATATCTGCCATAAAGTGGGAGGATGAAGGCTTTGCCACAATCTTTTCCGACGTGACATTGCGGAAACGGGCTGAAGAAGAAAAACGGCTGCTTGAAGATAAAATGCGCCATTCGCAAAAACTGGAAAGCCTTGGGGTCTTGGCCGGTGGGATAGCACACGATTTTAACAACATCCTTACTGCCGTTATTGGCAACGCCGATATTGCTTTAATGCAGATCAGTCCGGAATCGCCAATTGTGGAAAACCTGCGGCGGATCGAAAGCGCTGCTACTCGCGCAACCGACCTGGCACGCCAGATGCTCGCCTATTCGGGCAAAGGTAAGTTTGTCATCGAGTCGATCGATATGAACAGGCTGATTGAAGAGATGGGGCATATGCTGGAGGTGTCGATCTCGAAGAAGGCGGTGCTCAGTTTTAGCCTGACGAGACCTCTTCCCTTGGTTGAAGCTGATGCGACTCAGCTCCGGCAGGTGCTCATGAACCTCGTGATTAATGCCTCAGAGGCTATCGGCGAGAGGAGTGGAGTCATTTCCATTGCGACCGGCAGCATGGAGTGTAACAGTGCTTTCCTGCGGGACGTGTGGCTGGAAGATAACCTGCCCGGTGGTGTATATGTCTATGTCGAAGTCTCTGATAATGGATGCGGCATGGACAAGGAGACCATGAAGAGGATCTTTGACCCGTTTTTCACCACCAAGTTTACCGGGCGTGGCCTCGGGATGGCTGCCGTGCTTGGCATAATCAGGGGTCACAAAGGGTTAATAAAGATTTACAGTGAGCCTGGACAAGGGAGTGTGTTCAAGATCCTGTTGCCATCGACCAGTAAACCTGAAGAGCAGGCGAATGAAACTCGGGATGCCCGGGAAAGCTGGCAGGGTAGAGGCCTGGTGCTCTTTGTCGATGACGAAGAGACAGTGTGCGATATTGGCAGCGAAATGCTGAAAATGCTCGGTTTTGAAGTGATAACCGCTTTAGACGGCAGAGAAGCACTCGATGTCTTCCAGCGGCATCCCGAAATATCGCTGGTTATCATAGATCTTATGATGCCGCATCTTGACGGAGAGCAGACCTTTACCGAGCTCAGGAAGCTGAGGCCGGACCTCAAGGTTATCATGAGCAGCGGCTATAACGAGCAGGAAGTGACGCAGCGGTTTCTGGGCAAAGGGATTTCCGGGTTTATTCAGAAGCCGTACCGGCTTTCTGACCTGGAAACAGTCATTAAGAAGATATCTTTTGAGAGCCGGGAGGCCTGA